One segment of Rosa chinensis cultivar Old Blush chromosome 6, RchiOBHm-V2, whole genome shotgun sequence DNA contains the following:
- the LOC112174491 gene encoding AT-rich interactive domain-containing protein 3 isoform X3: MQGWHSQCLFGNGEEKHLSTMPKSDKQLKSSGLLKRKKLSPGDCAAQITDMKVTKPRLDMTVFDIGPPADWVKINVKRFSDCFEVCALVPGLLREEIELRI; encoded by the exons ATGCAGGGTTGGCACTCTCAATGCCTTTTTGGAAATGGCGAG GAGAAGCATTTGAGTACTATGCCAAAAAGTGACAAGCAGCTCAAGAGCTCTG GTTTGTTAAAGCGGAAAAAGCTATCTCCTGGGGATTGTGCTGCCCAGATTACTGACATGAAAGTGACAAAGCCACG gTTAGATATGACGGTATTCGATATTGGACCGCCAGCAGATTGGGTGAAAATTAACGTGAAACGATTT AGCGACTGCTTTGAGGTATGTGCCCTAGTTCCTGGACTTCTGCGTGAGGAG ATCGAATTACGCATATGA
- the LOC112174491 gene encoding AT-rich interactive domain-containing protein 3 isoform X2 encodes MQGWHSQCLFGNGEEKHLSTMPKSDKQLKSSGLLKRKKLSPGDCAAQITDMKVTKPRLDMTVFDIGPPADWVKINVKRFSDCFEWQRRSELFYTQKDVDVVRSEWAKFVMKYHIA; translated from the exons ATGCAGGGTTGGCACTCTCAATGCCTTTTTGGAAATGGCGAG GAGAAGCATTTGAGTACTATGCCAAAAAGTGACAAGCAGCTCAAGAGCTCTG GTTTGTTAAAGCGGAAAAAGCTATCTCCTGGGGATTGTGCTGCCCAGATTACTGACATGAAAGTGACAAAGCCACG gTTAGATATGACGGTATTCGATATTGGACCGCCAGCAGATTGGGTGAAAATTAACGTGAAACGATTT AGCGACTGCTTTGAG TGGCAGCGACGATCCGAATTGTTCTACACCCAAAAGGATGTTGATGTTGTGAGGTCAGAGTGGGCTAAGTTTGTGATGAAGTATCATATTGCATAG
- the LOC112171246 gene encoding uncharacterized protein LOC112171246 has translation MDRDRVSSSINSPPYFDGKDYSQWKVMMMAFLQSQEDKLWNIMEKGWIEPTINEAETSNLIPKPRGEWTVAEQSDHKCDTKARYSLFAALSDKERKRITNCPTAKASWELLQTTHEGNKKVKAQKLQSLVLEFEQMTMREDESIDDFHSRLINVTNQCHGLGDPILEHRIMKKFLRALPPSFEAKQIAIEEAQDFDTYSLDEFVGNLKTFESKRKKGQKEKTIALSTLKKEEDLSDFNLEEFALLTKQFKKILKSASESETQSDHEEENVALVGTTQNESSDESDDDEHSEKVASNKFEQLYKALKIMIGKIDELKDQLAVCEKEKSGIAEKLQSYKKKWEIERNALVSQVETLQENVNAQIRLVNSLTSEKITLEKSLGDSQEKFSKFSIGSDKVSKMIGMGKVDRDKKGLDFLSGESFSTKPTMFVKSKLLPKQSSTLEKSLKEFGRIAKLVAIPIKEKTVWAKKNKSFHPLASADFKPFDICGTDSEPSEMCLLSSFCFSHVEENYFIATCLVALTALSSRRADTWYLDSGCSRHMTGDKNWFSSFYDEVISGSVTFGDGKKAKVVGKGIVTAPSIPNLKNVLYVEGLQANLISVSQLSDDFEEVRFNKLRCLVLDGKGKSVMGGLRSKDHCYCVNANDSMSSQICLSSSSTEDTLNLWHRRLCHVNYQDLVKLSTKEGVRGLLKLSGKPSGMCEGCKLGKQTRSSHRITKFVSTSQPLDLMHMDFVGPIQTRSLGGKKYMLVLVDDFSRFTWVKFLSEKSDAFDNFQSLCKMILNEQYSSNRCIVRLRTDHGTEFENASFDKFCCEMGIKHEFSAPKTPQQNGVVERKNRVLIEMGTVMLNFANLAHTFWAEEISNACYTINRVIFRPGTEKTPYEVLKGKKPNVSHLRVFGNPCYIYRDREYLAKFDVKSDKGVFLGYSLNSRAYRVYNKRTCSVMETINVSIDDSIVLSHTPCISFDQVLFEREKDDDAAAAAEGQEDEEASEGIDDTSAIQPVYRTGQQQVHKDHSSSDIIGDVNDGLKTRRQAKKVVSNLSILSCFIAKHQEDISIITVYGFVSVIEPKNVKEALCDVNWINAMMNCVNLLEMMCGIWFLDWTLHMSLEQNGFSKTNLMKMVRLPATKQGLLLKGILKLKVLILMKPLPPCKA, from the exons ATGGACCGTGATAGAGTATCTAGCTCTATTAACTCTCCTCCATATTTTGATGGGAAAGATTACTCTCAATGGAAAGTAATGATGATGGCTTTCCTGCAATCTCAAGAGGATAAGTTATGGAACATCATGGAGAAGGGTTGGATAGAACCAACTATAAATGAAGCTGAAACTTCAAATCTTATTCCTAAACCGAGAGGTGAGTGGACTGTTGCTGAGCAATCAGATCACAAATGTGATACTAAAGCTCGCTATAGCCTTTTTGCTGCCTTGTCggataaggaaagaaaaagaattacaaaTTGTCCAACTGCTAAAGCTTCTTGGGAATTACTTCAAACCACTCATGAGGGTAATAAAAAGGTGAAGGCACAAAAACTTCAAAGCCTTGTGCTTGAATTTGAACAAATGACTATGAGAGAGGATGAATCTATTGATGACTTCCATAGTCGCCTCATCAATGTTACCAATCAATGTCATGGGTTGGGTGATCCTATTTTAGAGCATAGAATTATGAAAAAGTTTCTTCGAGCTCTTCCTCCTAGTTTTGAGGCTAAACAAATTGCCATTGAGGAAGCTCAAGATTTTGATACATACTCATTAGATGAGTTTGTGGGAAATTTGAAAACCTTTGagtcaaaaaggaaaaagggtcagaaagaaaaaacaattgcTCTAAGCACTTTGAAAAAAGAGGAAGACCTTTCTGATTTTAATCTAGAAGAATTTGCTCTTCTCACAAAACAGTTCAAAAAAATTCTTAAATCTGCAAG TGAATCGGAAACTCAGTCCGACCATGAAGAGGAGAATGTTGCCCTTGTTGGTACcacccaaaatgagtcctcagatGAATCTGATGATGATGAGCACTCTGAGAAGGTAGCCTCTAACAAGTTCGAGCAACTGTACAAAGCCTTAAAAATAATGATTGGAAAGATTGACGAATTAAAGGATCAACTTGCtgtttgtgaaaaagaaaaatctgggATCGCAGAGAAGTTGCAATCCTACAAGAAGAAGTgggaaattgaaagaaatgcaTTGGTAAGTCAAGTGGAGACTCTGCAAGAGAATGTCAATGCTCAAATCAGGTTGGTCAATTCTCTAACTTCTGAAAAAATCACTCTTGAAAAATCCTTAGGTGATTCTCAAGAaaagttttcaaaattttcaattggaTCTGATAAGGTTTCCAAAATGATTGGAATGGGCAAAGTTGATAGGGATAAAAAGGGTCTTGATTTTCTTTCTGGAGAAAGCTTCTCTACAAAGCCGACTATGTTTGTGAAAAGTAAATTGTTGCCTAAACAAAGT TCAACTCTGGAAAAATCTTTGAAAGAATTTGGAAGGATTGCTAAACTTGTTGCAATCCcgataaaagaaaaaactgtttgGGCAAAGAAAAATAAGTCATTTCATCCACTTGCCTCTGCTGATTTTAAGCCCTTTGACATTTGTGGAACTGATTCGGAACCTTCTGAAATGTGTCTTctatcttctttttgtttctcacatgttgaAGAAAATTACTTCATTGCTACTTGTTTGGTTGCTCTTACGGCTCTATCATCTAGAAGAGCTGATACTTGGTATTTGGATAGTGGGTGTTCTAGGCACATGACAGGTGATAAAAACTGGTTCTCATCCTTCTATGATGAAGTTATCAGTGGTTCTGTCACTTTTGGTGATGGAAAGAAAGCAAAGGTTGTGGGAAAAGGGATTGTAACTGCTCCTAGTAtcccaaatttaaaaaatgtgttgtatgttgaaggacTCCAAGCTAATCTCATTAGTGTGAGTCAATTGAGTGATGACTTTGAAGAGGTTAGATTCAATAAGTTGAGATGTCTTGTTCTTGATGGTAAGGGTAAGAGTGTCATGGGTGGACTACGATCCAAAGATCATTGTTATTGTGTTAACGCTAATGATTCTATGTCTTCTCAGATTTGTCTTAGTTCCTCCTCAACTGAAGATACTCTCAATCTTTGGCACAGACGCCTCTGCCATGTGAACTACCAAGACTTGGTGAAGTTATCCACCAAAGAAGGGGTAAGAGGTTTGCTCAAATTGAGTGGGAAACCATCTGGTATGTGTGAGGGTTGCAAGCTTGGTAAGCAAACTCGTTCTTCACATAGGATCACTAAATTTGTGTCTACTTCACAACCCTTGGATTTAATGCATATGGATTTTGTTGGACCTATTCAAACTAGAAGCTTAGGTGGTAAGAAGTACATGCTTGTTCTAGTCGATGATTTTTCTAGGTTCACTTGGGTGAAATTCTTGAGTGAAAAATCTGATGCTTTTGACAACTTTCAAAGCTTGTGCAAAATGATTTTAAATGAGcaatattcttcaaatagatgCATTGTTAGACTTAGAACTGATCATGGAACTGAATTTGAAAATGCTTCATTTGATAAGTTTTGTTGTGAAATGGGAATTAAGCATGAGTTCTCGGCTCCAAaaactcctcaacaaaatggtgttgtggaaaggaaaaacaggGTCTTAATTGAAATGGGAACAGTTATGTTGAACTTTGCTAATCTTGCTCATACTTTTTGGGCAGAAGAAATTAGCAATGCTTGCTATACCATTAATAGAGTCATTTTTAGACCCGGAACTGAAAAAACTCCTTATGAGgttttgaaaggaaagaaaccAAATGTGAGCCATTTGAGAGTGTTTGGCAACCCTTGTTACatctatagggatagagaaTACCTTGCCAAATTTGATGTTAAAAGTGACAAGGGAGTCTTTCTTGGTTACTCATTGAATAGTAGAGCTTATAGGGTGTATAACAAGAGAACTTGTTCTGTGATGGAAACCATTAATGTATCTATTGATGACTCAATTGTGCTCTCGCATACTCCTTGTATAAGTTTTGATCAGGTACTTTTCGAGAGAGAAAAGGATGAtgatgctgctgctgctgctgaagGCCAAGAAGATGAGGAAGCTTCAGAGGGGATTGATGATACCTCTGCAATCCAGCCAGTTTACAGAACTGGACAGCAACAAGTACATAAGGATCATTCCTCTTCTGACATCATTGGTGATGTGAATGATGGTTTGAAAACAAGGAGACAAGCAAAAAAGGTTGTAAGCAATCTCTCTATTCTTTCATGCTTCATTGCAAAACATCAAGAAGATATTAGCATCATTACAGTTTATGGTTTTGTTTCTGTTATAGAACCTAAAAATGTTAAAGAGGCTTTGTGTGATGTTAATTGGATAAATGCCATGATGAATTGTGTCAATTTGCTAGAAATGATGTGTGGTATTTGGTTCCTAGACTGGACTCTTCATATGTCATTGGAACAAAAtggattttcaaaaacaaatctGATGAAAATGGTCAGATTACCTGCAACAAAGCAAGGCTTGTTGCTCAAGGGTATTCTCAAGTTGaaggtcttgattttgatgaaacctttGCCCCCTTGCAAGGCTTGA
- the LOC112169216 gene encoding B3 domain-containing protein Os01g0723500-like gives MARTTRPVRRRKPSFFKVLIGDFSNHLQIPPAFYKHFDGKGPQQTHLRTLAKTWLVNVEKIDGKFFFRKGWKKFVHGNGLKLGEFLVFRYFGNSKFFVDIYGRNTCKKDFVKAVEKSEKEGHGNEDYQGLKGVAEGTRTGQATNSIHIKDEVIDTESERLLHPLTRNTGKDVALERANAFKSEDEEKQGNDDEDEDDDDSIRIPNDLPPCTKTMEKSPLGPQLVKRRQSSSSTNIGGKDVALQKANAFKSADPSFVVAMHISYVHAGYMNVPSAFAKGYLTKRPSEVTLQVNGETWTVNLQYERNMKRLTTGWADFVRANKLEVGNACVFVLSNHDKFIFDVIVYRAK, from the exons CAAATCCCGCCGGCCTTTTATAAGCACTTTGATGGGAAGGGACCTCAGCAGACCCACCTTCGGACCCTGGCTAAAACTTGGCTTGTTAATGTGGAAAAGATTGATGGCAAGTTCTTCTTCCGAAAGGGTTGGAAGAAATTTGTGCATGGAAATGGTCTGAAGCTTGGTGAATTTCTTGTTTTTCGATATTTTGGAAACTCGAAATTCTTTGTTGACATATATGGAAGAAATACCTGCAAAAAGGATTTTGTAAAGGCCGTTGAGAAAAGTGAGAAAGAGGGACATGGTAATGAAGATTACCAGGGCTTAAAAGGTGTAGCTGAAGGAACTAGGACTGGTCAAGCCACGAACAGTATTCACATCAAAGATGAAGTAATCGATACTGAATCGGAAAGATTGTTGCATCCATTGACCAGAAATACTGGAAAAGATGTTGCTCTTGAGAGAGCAAACGCTTTCaaaagtgaagatgaagaaaaacaaggaaatgaTGATGAGgacgaggatgatgatgattctATAAGAATCCCAAATGACCTTCCACCATGCACAAAAACAATGGAGAAATCTCCATTAGGACCACAACTTGTCAAGAGAAGGCAATCAAGTTCTAGTACTAACATTGGTGGAAAAGATGTAGCACTTCAGAAAGCCAATGCTTTCAAATCTGCAGACCCTTCTTTCGTGGTTGCAATGCATATCTCGTATGTCCACGCAGGTTATATG aaTGTGCCATCTGCTTTTGCCAAGGGATATCTTACTAAGCGGCCTAGTGAAGTCACCCTCCAGGTTAATGGGGAAACTTGGACTgtcaatttacaatatgaaagAAACATGAAAAGACTCACCACAGGTTGGGCGGATTTTGTGCGAGCCAATAAGTTGGAAGTTGGTAACGCGTGTGTTTTTGTGTTGAGTAACCACGACAAGTTTATCTTTGATGTTATCGTTTACCGCGCCAAATAG
- the LOC112171876 gene encoding peroxidase 12 codes for MAKEFNLLKSLKIWSTSAYKKRAFCCETYYYYLTMASFASLCSLLLIVSSVLVSSYFGVSEAKPSVHLVKGLSWSFYDSNCPKLESIVRKQLKKVFKKDIGQAAGLLRLHFHDCFVQGCDGSVLLDGSASGPSEQEAPPNLSLRATAFEIIDDLRELVHSKCGRVVSCADIAALAARDSVFLSGGPDYEVPLGRKDGLNFATRNETLANLPAPTSNTTTLLTELAKKNLDATDVVALSGGHTIGLGHCTSFTERLYPTQDPSMDETFANDLKEVCPASDTNATTVLDIRSPDTFDNKYYVDLVNRQGLFTSDQDLYTDKRTRDIVTSFAVNQTLFFEQFVHSMIKMGQLSVLTGSKGEIRANCSVRNSDNADYLKSVVEEDEESLSEF; via the exons ATGGCAAAAGAGTTTAATTTG TTAAAAAGCTTGAAAATATGGAGCACATCTGCCTATAAAAAGAGGGCCTTTTGCTGTGAAACGTACTACTACTATCTCACCATGGCTAGTTTTGCTTCTCTTTGCTCTCTGCTTCTGATCGTGTCTTCTGTTTTAGTTTCTTCCTACTTTGGTGTCTCCGAGGCAAAACCCTCAGTTCATCTAGTTAAAGGGCTCTCTTGGTCCTTCTATGATTCTAACTGTCCTAAGCTCGAATCCATTGTAAGAAAGCAGCTCAAGAAGGTCTTCAAGAAAGACATTGGCCAGGCTGCTGGCTTGCTTCGTCTCCATTTCCATGACTGCTTTGTTCAG GGATGTGATGGGTCAGTTTTGCTTGATGGATCAGCGAGTGGTCCAAGTGAGCAGGAGGCACCTCCAAACCTGAGTTTGAGGGCCACGGCCTTCGAAATCATCGATGACCTCCGTGAGCTAGTTCATAGCAAATGTGGGAGGGTTGTTTCTTGTGCTGATATAGCTGCTCTTGCTGCTAGGGATTCTGTTTTCCTG TCAGGTGGCCCTGACTATGAAGTACCACTGGGAAGAAAGGATGGACTAAACTTTGCAACAAGGAATGAAACCCTAGCTAACCTCCCTGCACCAACAAGCAACACTACTACTCTTCTCACAGAACTTGCCAAGAAAAACTTGGATGCCACTGATGTGGTAGCCCTCTCAGGTGGCCACACCATTGGACTTGGCCATTGTACATCCTTCACTGAACGGCTCTATCCAACCCAAGACCCTAGCATGGACGAAACTTTTGCCAATGACCTTAAGGAAGTTTGTCCTGCATCGGACACAAATGCCACAACTGTGCTTGATATTCGCTCGCCTGATACATTCGACAACAAGTACTACGTTGATCTCGTGAACCGCCAAGGTCTATTCACATCGGACCAAGATTTATACACAGATAAAAGGACACGCGACATTGTCACCAGCTTTGCTGTCAATCAGACATTGTTCTTCGAGCAATTTGTTCATTCCATGATCAAGATGGGGCAATTGAGCGTACTAACTGGTTCCAAAGGTGAAATTCGCGCTAATTGCTCAGTGAGGAACTCAGACAACGCAGATTACTTGAAATCCGTGGTGGAAGAGGATGAGGAGAGTTTGTCTGAGTTTTAA
- the LOC112174491 gene encoding AT-rich interactive domain-containing protein 3 isoform X1: MQGWHSQCLFGNGEEKHLSTMPKSDKQLKSSGLLKRKKLSPGDCAAQITDMKVTKPRLDMTVFDIGPPADWVKINVKRFSDCFEVCALVPGLLREEWQRRSELFYTQKDVDVVRSEWAKFVMKYHIA; the protein is encoded by the exons ATGCAGGGTTGGCACTCTCAATGCCTTTTTGGAAATGGCGAG GAGAAGCATTTGAGTACTATGCCAAAAAGTGACAAGCAGCTCAAGAGCTCTG GTTTGTTAAAGCGGAAAAAGCTATCTCCTGGGGATTGTGCTGCCCAGATTACTGACATGAAAGTGACAAAGCCACG gTTAGATATGACGGTATTCGATATTGGACCGCCAGCAGATTGGGTGAAAATTAACGTGAAACGATTT AGCGACTGCTTTGAGGTATGTGCCCTAGTTCCTGGACTTCTGCGTGAGGAG TGGCAGCGACGATCCGAATTGTTCTACACCCAAAAGGATGTTGATGTTGTGAGGTCAGAGTGGGCTAAGTTTGTGATGAAGTATCATATTGCATAG